From Qipengyuania psychrotolerans:
CGTCCGCACCAGCCTCAACCGCCCTGCGAATTTCCGCACCGTCATGCGCGGTGGCGAGGCGCAGGCCGGAGCCAAGCTGGTCCGGCGCGCCATAGCGCCCGTCAGCCTCCCATTGATCTTCTCCCGCCAGGATGACCGTATGCCCAAGGCTGTGAGCGAGGGCCTTGAGTTCCTCGAACCTCGCCCTGCGCTGGTCTGAGGACAGGTGATAATGGCGGAACACGAAGCCCGACCCCGGCGGCAAAGCTCTCAGTGCATCCTCGAGCCCGGCATCGTTGCGAGCGTCCGAAAGGAGCCATAACAAAGGGAGGGACTGGCGCGAGCGCATCGGTAGGTTATAGCGCGGCCTCATGGAAAAGGCAGACAATCCTATCAAGTTGGTCCGCGAAAAAATCGCGGACTCTTGCAAACGCGCCCGGCGCAAGCCCGGCGAGGTGACCCTCATCGCGGTCAGCAAGACCCACCCTGCCGAAGCGATCACCCCGCTTCTGGAACAAGGCCAGCGCCATTTCGGCGAGAACAGGGTACAGGAAGCGCAGGACAAATGGCCTGTGCTGAAAGAGAGCTATCCAGACACCGTCCTGCACCTGGTCGGACAGCTCCAGTCGAACAAGGCAGAAGAAGCCGCAGAGATATTCGACGTGATCCATTCCCTGGATCGCCCCAGTCTCGTGAAAGCGCTCGCCAAGGCGAAAGACAAGCTTGGGCGCTGCCCGGAATGTTTCATCCAGGTCGATGTTGGCGAAGAAGACCAGAAGGGCGGCTGCGCGATTGCCGATCTTCCGGACCTGATTGCACAGGCACGCAGCGCAGGCATTCCGCTTGCAGGCCTGATGTGCATCCCGCCTGCCGAAATCGAGCCGGCCCCGTTCTTCGCGCTGCTGGATAAACTGGCCCGAGACAATGGACTGGAAGGGCGGTCGATGGGCATGAGCGGGGACTATGAAACCGCGATCATGCTGGGCGCTACGCATGTCCGCGTAGGCACCGCCCTGTTCGGCCAGCGCGGGACCCACGCCTGATTACGCGGCCAGCGCGGTCGCAATTACCGGCACGCAAGAAAAAGGGCGCCCCCGCAAGGAGGCGCCCTTTCTCGCATTTCAATTTGGCTTGAGCGTCAGAACTCGGCGCGCAATGTCACACCGTAAGTCCGCGGCTCGGCAAGGAAAGCCGAATACGTCTGCTGCGGAGCAACGAACGGCGTGTTGAACGCAACCTGCGAATAATCGACGTCAAACAGGTTCTGAGCCCAGCCTTCGATCGAGAAACGATCAGCAATCCCGGTGAGGCCAAGACGGGCATTCACGAGGAAGAAGCCGTCCTGTTCCTTGCCGTAAAGCAGGTCGGAACCGGTGTTGTAATCGCTGGTCATGCGGGCGTTGACGAAGAACAGGCCGGCCATTCCGCTGTCACCGATTGGCGGGGTCCACGTCAGCGAGCTGGTGGCGACCCATTGCGGTGCGTTGGACAGATTGTCTCCCGGCAGGAGCCGCAGCGCGGGATCAAGCGGCTCACCGCTGTCACTACCCACCACATTATCGGCATAACGTGTGTCGGCATGCGTGATGCCCATCGTCATCGTCAGGTCGCGGACCGGGCTGAGCGAGGTTTCAAACTCGAAGCCCTGCGAGACCACGCCTGCTGTGACGTCGTCTGGATCGCAAGCGCCGGTTGCCGCACTGGCATCCCCGTCGAGGCCGCCGAGATCGGTTTTGCAGCCGTTGATGTTCTGCACAAGGAAGACCGAACCGTTGAAGGTATTCAACTGGAAGTTTTCGAATTCCTGACGGAAGGCCGCGAGGCTGACGCTCCACTTGCGTTGCGAGAACTTCAGGCCAAGCTCATAGGCCTTCACAGTCTCTTCTGCGAACTGCAGCGATGCAGGATCAATGTTGGCGACATTGAATGTCACCGGGTTGCCCAGCGCCGAACGGTCGAGGTTGAAACCGCCCGCCTTGTAGCCGCGCGAATACGAACCATAGACCAGCAGGTCGTCGATCGGCTTCCAGCTGAGGATAGCCGTACCGGTGAACTCGTCTTCATCGCGGCTGTCAGAGATCGAAACCCCGTCCAGCTCCGAAGTCGAGTTGCCCTGGCATGACAGTGCGATCAGGCCCCCGGCAAGACCGGCCAGCGGTGTTGCGAGCAGGCCGGACAGCAAAGCGCGGTTCTGCGGGCAGATCACGTTGTCATTGCTGAACGCTGCATCGAAGTCCTTGGTTTCGTTGGTGTAACGAAGGCCCAGGGTCAGATCGAGCGTGTCGGTGATGTGGAAGATGTTGTGCGTGAAGAGCGCGAAGTTATTGCTCGTCTGATTGTACACATCACCGGTGCCGCCGAGGTCGTTGACGTTCGACAGATTGGTCAGACCGGCCAGGACCAGCGGTGTGGCTGGCCCGAAAGCTGGAGTGCCGGTCACAGTGCCGTCGAGCAGTGCTCTGTTGGCACCAAGGCAGTCCTGGGCCCCGGTATTCACCAGCGCCGGGTTGACCGCAATCGCGATACGGCAGCTGACGAACGTGCCGTAGTCATTGCCGAACCGCAGATTGTCGCGCGTCTCGAGCTTCTCATTGGCGTAGTAGCCGCCGACAAGCCAATCCAGCCGGTCGTTGAAAGCGGTGCCGTTGAGCCGCAGTTCCTGCGTGAAGGTCTTGAATTCGCGCGCACCGGCATTCGGTCCGGGTGCACGATACAGGATGTCGACCTGCGTGTAGTCCGTGTCCGAACCCTGGTTGTTCGAATACTGGCGATAGCCGGTGATCGACGTCAGGTTTACGTTGCCGAAGTCCCAGTTGAGTTCGCCCGAAACACCCCAGTCTTCCGTTTCGCCGTCATAGGACCGGCCCGGAGTTACATAGATGTTCCGATCAAACGTCGACTGCGTCAGGGCTGCCGGGTTCTGGCCAAGGCCGAGGAGGACATTGGGGATAGCATTGCCGGTGCTCGTAAGAGCTGGCGAACCGGATAGAGGATATGCGAAGGGATCGAAGCCCGGCGACACCCGAGCGAGCGGCGCGAAGTCAGGCTGCACGAAGGTCGCGGCGCAGCAAGCTTCGTCCTTCTTCGAATAATCGCCGACCAGGCGGAAGCTGAGCGCGTCATTCGGCTCGAACAGGGCCTGGGCACGAACGAGGTAGCGGTCACGGTCGTTGACCTTGGTGTCGTTCACCACGTCGGTATAGAATCCGTCGCGCTGGAAATAGACGCCATCGATGCGGGCAGCGACGCTGTCGCTAAGCGGGGCGTTCACACCTGCTTCGACGCGAATGGCATCGAAATTGCCGTAGCTGGCGCTGGCATGGCCTTCAAAGGCGAAGCTGGGCGCCGCGGTGTAGATATTGATCATACCCGCGGAGGAGTTACGTCCGCCGAGCGTTCCCTGCGGGCCGCGCAGGATTTCGACGCGTTCGAGCGGTCCGAGTTCGGACAAGGCGTTACCCGAGCGCGAGCGGTAGACACCGTCGACGAATACCGCGACCGAACTTTCGAGGCCGGGGTTGTCGCCAACCGTACCGATGCCGCGAATACGCGCGGAACCGTTGGCTTCGTTACCGGTGGAGGAGACGAGCAGCGACGGGGCAACCTGGTTCAGTTCGCGGATGTCGGTGGTGCCGGAATTCGCGAGTGTTTCCGCGGAAACAGCAGAAATGGCGACCGGCACATCGGCCAGTTCCTGTGCACGGCCCTGAGCGGTCACGATGATGACCGGCGTAGAATCCTCTACATCCGCATTGTCGATCAGATCGCCTTCATCAGCGGTGGATTGGGCAAATGCTGCCTGAGGTGCGAGTGCAAGTCCTGCCCCCAGCAATGCCAGCGTGCGCAACGAAACAGTTGTCTTCCTCATGGGAAACCTCTCTCCTATTGGTATCTCTCGAAATATGTGATGCCGAATAGGTATGCATCGTGCAACTTTTAAACGCCGAACGTATGTCAGGCGTCTTCCAACCGTGCCTGTAATGCATCACTTGCCGCCTCGACCAATTGCGCTTCGATGCGGTTCTGCCGTTCGCCTTCGAGCAATTTTCCGCCCGTAAGGTCGGTCACATAGAAGGTGTCGACCGCCCTTTCGCCGTAATTGGTAATGTGGGCCGAATGTACGACCAGCCGGCTTTCGAACAGCACCCGCGCCAGCCGGTTCAGCAAGGCGGGACGGTCGCGCGCATTGACCTCGATCACGGTAAAGCGGTTCGAAGCCTTGTTGTCGAATAGCACACGAGGACTGACGTCGAACGCCTTGGACCTGCTGTGGGGAAGCGGGCGCTGGGCGAGCTTCGGGGTCAGGTCCACCCGGTTGGCCAGGGCATCGGCAATGCTGGTCTTGAGCCGCTCCAGCTGCTGCTCCTCGCTGAACGGTTGGCCATGGGGATCCTGCACGAGGAAGTTGTCCAGCGCCCAGCCGGTCCGCGTCGTGTGGATGCGGGCATCGATAATGTTGCCGCCTGCCAAATGGATGCCGCCCGCGATGCGATAGAAAAGGCCGGGATGGTCGGCCGCGATGACCGTGACCAACGTCGCGCCGCGGGCCTCATAATATTCGCAGTGGACCGACAGCTCGTGTTCCATCTTGCGGGCAGCGTCATAATGCACGAGATTGAGCGCAATGATGTCGAGCGGTTCGGCAATCCAGTATGCATCGCCGAAAATGTCACCCAGCGATTCGACGAGGCCAGCCTTGTCCCCGAGATCCTGGGACACCTGGTCCTTCTTCGCGGCGACTTTCTGCTCGCGGCCGTGGCGCATATGGCCAAGGCGTAGCCGCTCCGATGCGGAATCGTAGAGTTCGCCCAGCAACTGACCTTTCCAACTATTCCACGTTCCCGGACCAACCGCGCGGATATCGACCGCTGTCAGGATGGCGAGATGGCGTAGCCGTTCGATACTCTGCACCTGGCCGACGAAATCCTCGATCGTCTTAGGGTCGGTCAAGTCGCGCTTCTGCGCTGTATGGCTCATCAGGAGGTGGTTCAGAACCAGCCATGCGACCAGTTCGGTCTCGGTCTGGCTCAGGCCGAAACGCGGGCAAAGTTCGTGCGCAACTTCGGCTCCGAGAACCGAATGGTCCCCGCCCCGGCCCTTGGCAATATCGTGCAGCAGTGCAGCGACATAGGCTACGCGGCGCGAAGCCACCTTGTGGATCAGGCGCGTGGCACGCGGATGGTCGGATTTCAGCTCGCCCTTTTCGATCTGGCTGAGCAGGCCGATGGCGCGGATGGTGTGTTCGTCGACCGTATAATGATGGTACATGTCGAACTGCATCTGCGCGTTAACCTTGCCAAAATCGGGCACGAAGCGGCCGAACACGCCCGCTTCATTCATCCAGCGAAGAACGGTCTCCGGGTCGTTGCGCCCGGACAATAGCTCTACGAAAAGAGCATTGGCCCGCTTGTCTTCGCGAATGTCGCCGTCGATCAGTTTTGCGTCGCGCGCCGCCTGCCGCATCGTTTCGGGATGTATTTCCAAGCCGTCGGCTTCGGCGACCTGGAAGATTTCGACCAGCCGAACAGGGTCCTTGCGGAAATAGTCATCCGATGGTGCCGCGATCCGGCCGCCAAAGACGCGGTATCCCTTCACGCTGCGGGGTTTCTGCCGGAAGGTTGCGAAAAACCCTCCACGCGCTGCGCGCTGTGCCAGGTCGTCTTCGATATGCGCCAGAAAGATGCCGGTCAGGCTGCCGACGTGCTTCACCTGCAGGAAGTAGAATTGCATGAACCGTTCGACCGCGCTCTTGCCCGGACGATCGGCAAAATTCATCCGCTCTGCAACGCGGCGCTGGAGGTCGAAGGTCAGCCGGTCTTCGGCGCGCCCCGTGATGGCGTGCATGTGACAGCGGACCGCCAGGAGGAACCGTTCCGCCCTGCGGAAGGTGCGGTATTCATTGGCAGTCATCAGGCCGGCATCGACAAGCTCCGATGCACTGCGCACGCGGTGAATGAACTTCCCGATCCAGTACAGCGTCTGCAAATCGCGCAGCCCGCCCTTGCCGTCCTTGATGTTCGGTTCGACGACATAGCGGCTATCGCCCATCTTCTTGTGACGGGCGTTACGCTCCTCCAGCTTCTGGGACAGGAATGCGCGTTCGTTACCCTTCACGACCTCGAGCGTGAAGCGGCGCTCGCCCTCTTCATACAGCTCGCGGTCGCCCCAGACATAACGCCCTTCGAGTAGCGAGGTTCGAATGGTGAGGTCGTCTTTCGCCAGCCGAATGGCCTCATCCAGCGTGCGGGTCGAATGACCAACTTTCAGGCCAAGGTCCCACAGCAGATAGAGCATGGCCTCGACCACCTGCTCGCACCAGGCATTGCGGCGCTCGCCCACCAGGAACGCGATGTCGACATCGGACTGGGGCGCCATTTCGCTGCGCCCGTATCCGCCGACGGCCATCACGGCCAGCCGTTCCCCCGATGACCGGTTGGCCGCCGGATAGACATAGCTCGTCACATATTCGTGGATCACCCGGACCAGCTGGTCGACGAGAAACGAATAGCCTCCCGCGATGGCATGGCCTGCCGAAGGTTTCGCTTCGAGGCGGCGCTCCATCTCCGCCCTGCCGGTTTCGAGCGCCTCCTTGAGCGCGGCAACGACCTCGGGGCGCGCTTTTGCGCCCTGCTCCGAGGCCAGCGCTTCGACCTTGGTGGCAAGTGCCCGCCGGTCGATGATGGCGCGCTGGTCGGAGATGGTGGGTTCGCTCAACTCTAGACGAGGTCCTTGGCGTAGGTTGCCTTGACGGTGCGCTTGTCGACTTTCTGTGTGCCGAGGCGCGGCAGGTGGTCATCTGCACGGAAGAAGTGATGCGGTATCTTGAACTTGGCGATGTGCTCGGCAAGAAACGCGTTCAGGTCTTCGGGGCTGAGATCCATGCCGGGATGTGTCAGATAGACCGCAGCGGGGACTTCCCCGAAACGTTCGTCCGGCACGCTGAAGACACTGCATTCGGCAACCGCATCATGCGCGTAGATCGCCTCTTCCACTTCGATGCAGGAGATATTCTCGCCCCCGCGGATGATGATATCCTTCTTGCGGTCGACGATGAAAAGATAGTCGTCCGGATCGAGGTAACCCAAATCGCCGGTGCGGAAATAGGCGTCGTCGGTATAGGCCGCAGCAGTTGCCTCCTCGTTCTTCCAATAGCCGAGGAAATTGCAGACCGTCCGGATGCAGACCTCTCCGACTTCGCCCTGCGCCAGCTTGTTTCCGTCATCATCGAGGATGGCCAGATCCACCAGCGGCTTCGATGGCATCCCGGTCGACCCCGGTTTTTCCATGTAATTTTCGTTGAGGTTGCCGCAGCCGACCGCGTTGGTTTCGGTGAGGCCATAGCCGAGCAGCGGGAAGCCTTCCGGGAACGCGTCCTTGATCTTCTTCACGTGTTCGGGCGGGCGGGCAGAGCCGCCGGCGGCGAAGCTCTTGCAGCTCGACAGGTCGAACTGCTCGCGGTCCGGGTGAGTGGCCATTTCGTAGCTCATCAACGGGACGCCGACGAAATAGGTAACCTTCTCTTCGTCGAGCAGGCGCAGCGCCTCGCGCGCATCCCATTTGGGCATCAGCACCAACTTGCGGCCGAGCGCGAAGCTCTGCAGGAAGAGCGGGATTTCGCCGGTCACATGAAACAGCGGCACGGCGACCAGCGCGCTTGGCTGGACGGTGGGCGCTTCGCCGCGTTCGGTCAGGATTTGCAGGATCATCGCCGTTTGCGCGACGTAGTTCATGACCCCGGAAACAACGCCAAGATGGTCCGAATAAGCACCCTTGGGATTTCCGGTCGATCCTGAAGTGTACAGGATGGTCGCAAGGTCGTCCGGGCCAATTTCGCCCAGCATCTTCATCGCCGTGTCGCCCGCTTCCCAAATCGGGGCGAGACCTTCAGCGGGAACGCCGTGATCGAACACGACCACCTTGGCCGAAATGTCAGCGCCTTCGAAGCGCGCGGCGCGCTGGGCGTCGGCAAGGACCAGGGAGCAATCGCACAGGCCGATACCGTAAGCCATTTCCTCGCCGGTCCACCAGCCGTTGAGCAGGGTGGCGCAGCCGCCTGCCATAAGTGTGCCCATATAGGCGATCATCCAGTTCGCGGAGTTGCGCGCTGCAATCCCGACCCGGTCGCCCTTCTTGACCCCATGCTTGGTCGCGAGGCCATGCGCAACGTGTGTCGCAGCGGCGTACACTTCGCCAAAGGTCAGTCGCAGGTCACCATCGACAAGGAAAAGCTCGTCTTTCTTCTCGTTGCAGAAGTGAGCGAAATAATGGGCCAGGCTGGGCGGCGCGTTAACGAAAGCCGGCATCTGGACACCGCGCCGTTCGACCTGTTTGAGTTCGAACATTTGACCCGGGGCGGTCACGGCGGCGGTAAATCGTTGGATATCCTTGTCGAGTTCGGTCGGCATGGTTTGTTTTTGTCCTCTCTCAAAAATCACGCGCACGATGGCGAATCGCGGCCTATCGCGCCCAAAGGCGGATAGAGATGCGACGCAGGCTTTCCCCAAAACCCCTGCTATGCCAAAAGCCGCCCCGCAACGGGT
This genomic window contains:
- a CDS encoding thiamine phosphate synthase → MFRHYHLSSDQRRARFEELKALAHSLGHTVILAGEDQWEADGRYGAPDQLGSGLRLATAHDGAEIRRAVEAGADGIFLSPVFPTASHPGAHTLGALGFEVLAQQSPVPIIALGGMTKERAEELGWPRWGAIDGLGSTNIA
- a CDS encoding class I adenylate-forming enzyme family protein, with the protein product MPTELDKDIQRFTAAVTAPGQMFELKQVERRGVQMPAFVNAPPSLAHYFAHFCNEKKDELFLVDGDLRLTFGEVYAAATHVAHGLATKHGVKKGDRVGIAARNSANWMIAYMGTLMAGGCATLLNGWWTGEEMAYGIGLCDCSLVLADAQRAARFEGADISAKVVVFDHGVPAEGLAPIWEAGDTAMKMLGEIGPDDLATILYTSGSTGNPKGAYSDHLGVVSGVMNYVAQTAMILQILTERGEAPTVQPSALVAVPLFHVTGEIPLFLQSFALGRKLVLMPKWDAREALRLLDEEKVTYFVGVPLMSYEMATHPDREQFDLSSCKSFAAGGSARPPEHVKKIKDAFPEGFPLLGYGLTETNAVGCGNLNENYMEKPGSTGMPSKPLVDLAILDDDGNKLAQGEVGEVCIRTVCNFLGYWKNEEATAAAYTDDAYFRTGDLGYLDPDDYLFIVDRKKDIIIRGGENISCIEVEEAIYAHDAVAECSVFSVPDERFGEVPAAVYLTHPGMDLSPEDLNAFLAEHIAKFKIPHHFFRADDHLPRLGTQKVDKRTVKATYAKDLV
- a CDS encoding TonB-dependent receptor — translated: MRKTTVSLRTLALLGAGLALAPQAAFAQSTADEGDLIDNADVEDSTPVIIVTAQGRAQELADVPVAISAVSAETLANSGTTDIRELNQVAPSLLVSSTGNEANGSARIRGIGTVGDNPGLESSVAVFVDGVYRSRSGNALSELGPLERVEILRGPQGTLGGRNSSAGMINIYTAAPSFAFEGHASASYGNFDAIRVEAGVNAPLSDSVAARIDGVYFQRDGFYTDVVNDTKVNDRDRYLVRAQALFEPNDALSFRLVGDYSKKDEACCAATFVQPDFAPLARVSPGFDPFAYPLSGSPALTSTGNAIPNVLLGLGQNPAALTQSTFDRNIYVTPGRSYDGETEDWGVSGELNWDFGNVNLTSITGYRQYSNNQGSDTDYTQVDILYRAPGPNAGAREFKTFTQELRLNGTAFNDRLDWLVGGYYANEKLETRDNLRFGNDYGTFVSCRIAIAVNPALVNTGAQDCLGANRALLDGTVTGTPAFGPATPLVLAGLTNLSNVNDLGGTGDVYNQTSNNFALFTHNIFHITDTLDLTLGLRYTNETKDFDAAFSNDNVICPQNRALLSGLLATPLAGLAGGLIALSCQGNSTSELDGVSISDSRDEDEFTGTAILSWKPIDDLLVYGSYSRGYKAGGFNLDRSALGNPVTFNVANIDPASLQFAEETVKAYELGLKFSQRKWSVSLAAFRQEFENFQLNTFNGSVFLVQNINGCKTDLGGLDGDASAATGACDPDDVTAGVVSQGFEFETSLSPVRDLTMTMGITHADTRYADNVVGSDSGEPLDPALRLLPGDNLSNAPQWVATSSLTWTPPIGDSGMAGLFFVNARMTSDYNTGSDLLYGKEQDGFFLVNARLGLTGIADRFSIEGWAQNLFDVDYSQVAFNTPFVAPQQTYSAFLAEPRTYGVTLRAEF
- a CDS encoding YggS family pyridoxal phosphate-dependent enzyme codes for the protein MEKADNPIKLVREKIADSCKRARRKPGEVTLIAVSKTHPAEAITPLLEQGQRHFGENRVQEAQDKWPVLKESYPDTVLHLVGQLQSNKAEEAAEIFDVIHSLDRPSLVKALAKAKDKLGRCPECFIQVDVGEEDQKGGCAIADLPDLIAQARSAGIPLAGLMCIPPAEIEPAPFFALLDKLARDNGLEGRSMGMSGDYETAIMLGATHVRVGTALFGQRGTHA
- a CDS encoding [protein-PII] uridylyltransferase — protein: MSEPTISDQRAIIDRRALATKVEALASEQGAKARPEVVAALKEALETGRAEMERRLEAKPSAGHAIAGGYSFLVDQLVRVIHEYVTSYVYPAANRSSGERLAVMAVGGYGRSEMAPQSDVDIAFLVGERRNAWCEQVVEAMLYLLWDLGLKVGHSTRTLDEAIRLAKDDLTIRTSLLEGRYVWGDRELYEEGERRFTLEVVKGNERAFLSQKLEERNARHKKMGDSRYVVEPNIKDGKGGLRDLQTLYWIGKFIHRVRSASELVDAGLMTANEYRTFRRAERFLLAVRCHMHAITGRAEDRLTFDLQRRVAERMNFADRPGKSAVERFMQFYFLQVKHVGSLTGIFLAHIEDDLAQRAARGGFFATFRQKPRSVKGYRVFGGRIAAPSDDYFRKDPVRLVEIFQVAEADGLEIHPETMRQAARDAKLIDGDIREDKRANALFVELLSGRNDPETVLRWMNEAGVFGRFVPDFGKVNAQMQFDMYHHYTVDEHTIRAIGLLSQIEKGELKSDHPRATRLIHKVASRRVAYVAALLHDIAKGRGGDHSVLGAEVAHELCPRFGLSQTETELVAWLVLNHLLMSHTAQKRDLTDPKTIEDFVGQVQSIERLRHLAILTAVDIRAVGPGTWNSWKGQLLGELYDSASERLRLGHMRHGREQKVAAKKDQVSQDLGDKAGLVESLGDIFGDAYWIAEPLDIIALNLVHYDAARKMEHELSVHCEYYEARGATLVTVIAADHPGLFYRIAGGIHLAGGNIIDARIHTTRTGWALDNFLVQDPHGQPFSEEQQLERLKTSIADALANRVDLTPKLAQRPLPHSRSKAFDVSPRVLFDNKASNRFTVIEVNARDRPALLNRLARVLFESRLVVHSAHITNYGERAVDTFYVTDLTGGKLLEGERQNRIEAQLVEAASDALQARLEDA